A segment of the Yersinia rochesterensis genome:
TGGGCAAAGATACTGGGCGCAAATTGGCTTCGCGCAATGTACTGTCGCGTATGGTGCTGTCGCGTATGGTATTGTGCAGACTCATATCAGGGCCTCCCGCTGTTGGAAGACTTTACCTAGCACGTATTCACGGCGGGCGATAAATTCAGGATCAGATTTAATGCTGCGGCAAGCTTCACCGTCGGCATAGCGCTGACCAAAGTTCAGTGATAACCGCTCGACCACCTGCCCCGGCCCTGGCGACAGTAGCAATAACTCACTGGCCAAAAATACCGCCTCTTCAATATCGTGCGTAATCAATAGAATTTGCTTGCCAGTATCACGCCAAATCGTCAGCAACAACTCTTGCATCTGTTCGCGAGTGAAAGCATCCAGTGCGCCAAACGGCTCATCGAGCAGCAATAAACGCGGGTCAACCGCCAATGCACGGGCAATCCCGACTCGCTGGCGCATGCCACCGGAAAGCTGCCAAATAAAGTGATGTTCAAAACCGGCTAACCCGACCCGATGAAGCATTTTCAGCGCGGTTGCCCGCCGCTGGGATTGACTTAGCCCCGCCAGTTGCAAGCCAAACTCGACATTACTGACCACATCGCGCCACGGCAGTAAACCCTCATGCTGGAACACCACTCCCCGCTCGGCACTGGGGCCGTGAACCGGAATATCATCCAGAGTGATGCTGCCAGCTGAAGGCTCCATAAACCCGGCAATCAAATTCAACAAGGTGGTTTTGCCGCAGCCCGATGGCCCCAATACCACGACTAACTGTCCGGATGCGATTTGTAATGACACATCCTGTAAAGCCGGTTTGCCCTGATATTCAGCCCACAGGCCGCTGACGTTTAGCATAATAACTCCTAGGACTGCGGTGCCGCCTGAACCGCTTTCACAAAGCGGTCAGTGACGAAATCATGATAATCACTGGCCACTTGCGGGATCTTACCTTGCTCTTTGAGGAACGCGGCAGTATCGCGGATAGCTTGATCCACTGGCTGGCCCAGCTGTGTTATCTGTTCAGCCACCGGCAGATAGGTATTGCCCTTCACCAACTCCGGCACTTGCTCGGCGGGTACGCCACTTAAGCGCGCAAGCTGTTTCAAATTTTCTGAGTTTTTAAGCCATTGATTCGGTTGGGCCAAATAAGCTCCTTGGGCAGCTAATGCACTGCGAGCAAAGGCGGTCACCACTTCGGGATGTGCTTGGGCGAAATCTTTGCGCACCACCCAAACATCCAGAGTTGGCGCGCCCCATTGACCCACTTGCGCGGAATCCGTCAGCACCGTGCCAGTTTTGGCTAATTCGTTTACGGCGGGCGCCCAAACATACGCGCCATCAATATCACCGCGTTGCCACGCTGCGGCGATAGCCGGTGGCTGTAAGTTCAGAATCGTGACTTGATCCGGCTTGATGCCCCAATGCTTCAGAGCCGCCAGTAGACTGTAATGAGTGGTGGAGATAAAGGGCACGGCGATACGCTTACCGATTAAATCTTGCGGGGTTTTGATCTCTTTTTTGACGACTAATGCTTCCGAGCTACCCAACTGTGAGGCGAGCAAGAAAACCTCAATCGGGACATTCTGACTGGCCGCAACCGCCAATGGGCTGGAACCGATATTCCCGATCTGCACATCACCCGAGGCCAGCGCCCTGACCACACTGGAGCCGCTATCAAATTTGCGCCAATCGACCTTAGCACCGGAAAGCTTGGCAAAACTGTTATCCGCCTGAGCGACCTTGGCCGGTTCGGCAGAAGTTTGGTAGGCCACCGTCACATCGACAGCATGCGCACTGACCGCCACCAATGACAGAGCCAACAGCGCGCTACCGGGCCGTAAGAAGCCGCGAATGGCGGCGGCAATGTTTGCAGAAGATAAACGTGCAGAAGATAAGCTTGTAGAAGATAGGATTACCGCCATGGTTCACTCCGCTCGGTTAACAATGTCATTCGCTATTATTGCGACCTTTAGCGCACAGGGGCGCTGAGATGACAGTGATACCTGAAGGCGGAATGGAGACAAAGGAATAAAAAATTATTCTTTATTCCTTTATGTGATAACAAATTAACTCACGAGCGGATCATTATCTACAACAAATAGTTAACTAAAGGGATAATTCGCCTTTGAGGAAAATGCGAGATTCACCGGAGATAACCGTACGATCTCCGGCTAACGTGCAGAATAACTCGCCACCTCGCGCCGATATCTGGCGAGCATGGAGGGACGACCTGCCCAACCGAGCCGCCCAATAGGGCATTAATGTGCAATGGGCCGATCCAGTCACCGGGTCTTCATTGCTGCTCAGGGTAAAGTAGCGCGAAACAAAATCGACCTCATCACCCGGTGCCGTCACAATGACACCACGGCCAGCGAAAGCAATGAGCGCAGCAATATCCGGCTGTAATTGCTGAACCTGTTGCTCATTCTCCAGCACTACCAGCAGAGATTTTGCTTGCCATACTTGTTGAATATCAACAGCTAGCAAGGTTTTCAACTGCACCGAAATCGCGATTTTCTCTGGCGGCAATGTGGGGAAGTTCAGCGACAACCGACTGAAGTTATCGGCATCGCGTTTGACATGTAAATCACCGCTGGCGCTACGAAAACAGATATCGTGCAAACCGGGATTAATCACATTGAACATCACATGCGCCGCCGCCAAGGTGCCGTGACCGCATAAATCCACTTCACGTTCGGGCGTAAACCACCGAATTGCCGATTTATCCCCTTCATCCCAGACAAAACTGGTTTCCGGTAAATTGATTTCAGCGGCGATACGCTGCATTTTTTCTGCCAACAGTGGCTTTTTCAGCAAATACACCCCGGCCGGGTTACCGGATAACCCGCTGCCGATAAACGCATCAACATGGAAATAGTTGTAAGCCATCAATAGCTCCCATGATCGTACTCTAAATAATTCGAGTTGCAGGCCGGCGGCAATTGAGTAAATCCCCCGGAGTCTACTGACTTTAAGGTCAACAACCAGTAAGTGACTGGGGTGACAAATCGGCCGCGAACCGAGTCATAAAAACAGCCAACGCGCATGCAGCTTGCAGTATGACGAGTATTGTTAGTGCCAAATAAGTCAGTGCCAAATAAGTAGTACACAGGCCGCTGTCAGCAACCCCATCGAGATATTAAAAGTAAACCAGGCCCGGCGGCTGCGCAGCAAACGGCCAATCAAAGTACCAAAACCCAGCCAAATAATACCGGCCACCAGATTCACCATAAACATGCCAAGGCTTATCATTAAGATGGAATGATTATAAGCCGCACCCGCCATACTGAAACTGGCGACTGACCCTAATCCCATCAGCCAGGCTTTTGGGTTAAGGAACTGCAATAGCCAACCCTGATACAATCGCAGCGGTTTTGGCGGGACGACATTGGTTTCTAATTTTTCATAGGCCGAAGTGGCAATTTTCCATGCCAACCACAGCAGATAAAGACTGCCGAGAATTTTCAGGATTAAATGCAGGGAAGGATAAACTAATATCAGGCCGCCGACACCAAATGCCACCAGCAACAGCATACTCTGCATGCCCAACATAATGCCTAACATCAACCAGATAGAGCGCATAAAACCGAAGTTGGCCCCGGCTGAGGTTAATAACATATTGTTTGGGCCAGGGGTAATTGCAGCAACCCAGAGAAAACCTACCATTGAAAGAAATAAACTCAGTTCCATGAGACGGGTGCCTCTCACCCAAAATGATGCGCGATATACCCATGAAGCTAACAGTGTGCTATTGATCACACAAGAGCAATGACATGATTTCCATTCACCATATGCATGAAATATTTCGTCCGCTGGCCGGTGCCAGTAACCCACATCTACAAACGCTGCTGCCCCGTTTGGTCAGGCGGCGCGTACAACTGCAACCTTTTTGGCAACGGCTGGAACTGCCCGATGGGGATTTTGTCGATCTGGCCTGGAGTGAAAACCCTGAGCTGGCGCGCGATAAGCCCAGAGTGGTGCTATTCCATGGGTTGGAAGGAAATTTTTATAGCCCTTATGCCCATGGGTTACTGCGCGCCTGGCAAGACCGAGGGTGGCTGGGTGTGGTGATGCATTTTCGTGGATGCAGTGGTGAGCCAAATCGCAAGTCACGCATTTATCACTCCGGTGAAACAGAGGATGCCCGCTTCTTTCTGCGCTGGTTGCGGGAAAGTTATGGTCAGGTACCCACCGCCGCGGTTGGCATCTCTTTAGGGGGCAATATGTTGGCCCTCTATTTAGCTGAACAAGGGCAATTAGCTCAACAAGAGCAAGAGAGTTTATTAGAGGCAGCCGTGGTGGTTTCTGCACCGCTGATGCTAGAACCTTGTGCTGACCGCATGGAGCAAGGTTTCTCTCGGGTTTATCAGCGCTATTTGTTGAACCAACTCAAATTAAATGCCACCCGTAAGCTACTGCATTACCCCGGCAGTCTGCCGTTGGATCTGACTCAATTGAAAGGACTGCGGCGAATCAGAGAGTTTGATGATGTCATAACGGCTAGAATACATGGCTTCAATGATGCGTTGGATTATTATCGGCGTTGTAGCGCTTTACCTAAGCTGTCACAAATTAAGACGCCGCTGCTTATCATTCATGCCAAAGATGATCCATTCATGACCGCCGAGGTTATCCCGAATCTCAACGAGTTACCGGACAATATTGCTTATCAGCTCACAGAGCACGGCGGCCATGTCGGTTTTGTCGGCGGCTCCTTAAAACACCCACAAATGTGGCTGGAACAACGTATTCCAGCCTGGCTTTCCCCCTATTTGGAGCAATCATCATGATGATCCCTTGGCAACAAGTCGACAGTGAAACACTGGATAATCTGCTGGAAGCCTTTGTGCTACGTGAAGGCACAGATTACGGCGAGCATGAGCGCTCATTGACCCAAAAAGTCGAAGACGTCCGCCGTCAGTTGGTCAGTGGTGAGGCTGTTTTGGTCTGGTCCGAGTTACACGAGACCATCAATATTATGCCGCGCGGTGCATTTCGAGCCGGTGCCGAAGAGTTGCCATAATCCTCGCCGGATCACGACACTCGCCGAGTAAAATCAGAGTGACAAGCCGGACAATTTGCCCTAAAAATAGCCCTTAGCCCTAAAAAAATCAGCCATTAGCGCTAAAAAACAGCCAATTTCAGCCTGTCCACTGAGGATCTAACCCCATGGAGTTACAGCTAATATGTCAACTAAACATCCGGTTATAGCCGTCACCGGCTCAAGTGGCGCAGGGACGACGACAACCAGCCTGGCGTTTCGCAAAATTTTTCAGCAATTGAATATTCGCGCGGCGCAAATTGAGGGCGATAGCTTCCACCGCTATACCCGCCCAGAAATGGATACCGTCATCCGTAAGGCACGGGATCAAGGGCGTCATATCAGCTATTTTGGCCCAGAAGCCAATGACTTTGGTCAGTTAGAAGACAGTGTGGAAGAGTACGGCAAAAATGGCTCGGGGCGTTCACGTAAGTATTTGCACACTTATGATGAAGCTGTACCTTATAACCAAATTCCGGGCACTTTCACCCCTTGGGAGGCGCTGCCAGAACCCACCGATGTATTATTTTATGAAGGGCTGCACGGCGGAGTCGTGACCGAGCATCATGATGTGGCAAAACATGTAGATTTACTGGTCGGCGTGGTGCCCATAGTCAACCTGGAGTGGATTCAAAAATTAGTCCGGGATACCGGTGAGCGCGGCCATTCCCGTGAGGCGGTGATGGATTCCGTGGTGCGCTCCATGGACGATTACATTAGCTACATTACGCCGCAGTTCTCGCGCACCCACATTAACTTTCAGCGCGTGCCGACCGTCGATACCTCAAACCCATTTGCTGCTAAAGCCATTCCCTCACTGGATGAAAGTTTTGTTGTCATTCATTTCCGAGGTTTGGACCAAATCGATTTCCCCTACTTATTGGCAATGCTGCAAGGGTCTTTTATCTCCAATATCAACACGTTGGTTGTCCCCGGCGGGAAGATGGGGCTGGCAATGGAGCTGATTATGGCCCCGCTGGTGCAGCAATTGCTGGAAGGCAAGAAGATCGGATAATTCTTCTGTCTTGGAGCTGCAGGTAGGCGGTTAGCAACTCTGCAGCTGCAAGGGCGAAGGATTTATTTAGGCGATTTCGCGGATCTCAAAACTGTGGGTAATAGTCGCCGCTTTCCCCAACATCAAAGAAACCGAGCAATATTTCTCTGCTGAAAGCTCAACTGCACGCTCAACGATTTTATCAGTCAACCCTTTGCCGCTGACAATAAAATGCAGGTTAATTTGGGTAAACAGGCGCGGTGCTTCTTCCCGGCGCTGCGAGGTTAATGTCACTTCGCAATCGCGCACATCGTTGCGCCCCTTTTGCAAAATGGAAACGACATCAATTGCGCTACAGCCCCCCGCCGACATTAACAACATTTCCATCGGGCTAGGGGCTTTATCTCCTGCATTTCCATCCATTAAAACTTGATGACCAGATGCGGATTCACCTAAAAATGTCAGCCCCTCAACCCACTTTACACGTGCTTGCATAACTCATGCTCCCGGTTAAATTTTCTCATTCAGACTACCCTTTCATTTACAAACTGGCAATGTAACCCGATGTTCATCATGCTGAAGCGATACAACACAAGACACCGACCTCATCCTGTGCTACAAACAGAACCGAAAGTGTTGTATTTAGAATTAAATAGGGTAGCTTCTCAATACTCAGTGAAGGGTTTCTACTCGGTACGCATCTTGGCTATACCTTTCGGCAGTTGAGCAAATTAATATGCTAAATGAAAGTGTATTTTATAAGCACGCCGTACAGGGAACTCTGAGCCCTGTTAAGTTAGGCTGCGATAACAACAGAGGATAACAGCGAATGGTTCTCGGCAAGCCACAAACAGACCCGACTCTCGAATGGTTCCTGTCTCATTGCCATATCCACAAATATCCATCGAAAAGTACGCTAATTCACCAAGGTGAAAAAGCCGAAACGCTTTACTACATCGTGAAAGGCTCCGTTGCGGTGCTTATCAAAG
Coding sequences within it:
- the tauA gene encoding taurine ABC transporter substrate-binding protein, with translation MAVILSSTSLSSARLSSANIAAAIRGFLRPGSALLALSLVAVSAHAVDVTVAYQTSAEPAKVAQADNSFAKLSGAKVDWRKFDSGSSVVRALASGDVQIGNIGSSPLAVAASQNVPIEVFLLASQLGSSEALVVKKEIKTPQDLIGKRIAVPFISTTHYSLLAALKHWGIKPDQVTILNLQPPAIAAAWQRGDIDGAYVWAPAVNELAKTGTVLTDSAQVGQWGAPTLDVWVVRKDFAQAHPEVVTAFARSALAAQGAYLAQPNQWLKNSENLKQLARLSGVPAEQVPELVKGNTYLPVAEQITQLGQPVDQAIRDTAAFLKEQGKIPQVASDYHDFVTDRFVKAVQAAPQS
- the tauB gene encoding taurine ABC transporter ATP-binding subunit, with amino-acid sequence MLNVSGLWAEYQGKPALQDVSLQIASGQLVVVLGPSGCGKTTLLNLIAGFMEPSAGSITLDDIPVHGPSAERGVVFQHEGLLPWRDVVSNVEFGLQLAGLSQSQRRATALKMLHRVGLAGFEHHFIWQLSGGMRQRVGIARALAVDPRLLLLDEPFGALDAFTREQMQELLLTIWRDTGKQILLITHDIEEAVFLASELLLLSPGPGQVVERLSLNFGQRYADGEACRSIKSDPEFIARREYVLGKVFQQREALI
- a CDS encoding LysE family translocator is translated as MELSLFLSMVGFLWVAAITPGPNNMLLTSAGANFGFMRSIWLMLGIMLGMQSMLLLVAFGVGGLILVYPSLHLILKILGSLYLLWLAWKIATSAYEKLETNVVPPKPLRLYQGWLLQFLNPKAWLMGLGSVASFSMAGAAYNHSILMISLGMFMVNLVAGIIWLGFGTLIGRLLRSRRAWFTFNISMGLLTAACVLLIWH
- a CDS encoding OsmC family protein, which encodes MQARVKWVEGLTFLGESASGHQVLMDGNAGDKAPSPMEMLLMSAGGCSAIDVVSILQKGRNDVRDCEVTLTSQRREEAPRLFTQINLHFIVSGKGLTDKIVERAVELSAEKYCSVSLMLGKAATITHSFEIREIA
- a CDS encoding YheU family protein, whose protein sequence is MMIPWQQVDSETLDNLLEAFVLREGTDYGEHERSLTQKVEDVRRQLVSGEAVLVWSELHETINIMPRGAFRAGAEELP
- a CDS encoding PhzF family phenazine biosynthesis protein; amino-acid sequence: MAYNYFHVDAFIGSGLSGNPAGVYLLKKPLLAEKMQRIAAEINLPETSFVWDEGDKSAIRWFTPEREVDLCGHGTLAAAHVMFNVINPGLHDICFRSASGDLHVKRDADNFSRLSLNFPTLPPEKIAISVQLKTLLAVDIQQVWQAKSLLVVLENEQQVQQLQPDIAALIAFAGRGVIVTAPGDEVDFVSRYFTLSSNEDPVTGSAHCTLMPYWAARLGRSSLHARQISARGGELFCTLAGDRTVISGESRIFLKGELSL
- a CDS encoding phosphoribulokinase — encoded protein: MSTKHPVIAVTGSSGAGTTTTSLAFRKIFQQLNIRAAQIEGDSFHRYTRPEMDTVIRKARDQGRHISYFGPEANDFGQLEDSVEEYGKNGSGRSRKYLHTYDEAVPYNQIPGTFTPWEALPEPTDVLFYEGLHGGVVTEHHDVAKHVDLLVGVVPIVNLEWIQKLVRDTGERGHSREAVMDSVVRSMDDYISYITPQFSRTHINFQRVPTVDTSNPFAAKAIPSLDESFVVIHFRGLDQIDFPYLLAMLQGSFISNINTLVVPGGKMGLAMELIMAPLVQQLLEGKKIG
- a CDS encoding hydrolase, which encodes MHEIFRPLAGASNPHLQTLLPRLVRRRVQLQPFWQRLELPDGDFVDLAWSENPELARDKPRVVLFHGLEGNFYSPYAHGLLRAWQDRGWLGVVMHFRGCSGEPNRKSRIYHSGETEDARFFLRWLRESYGQVPTAAVGISLGGNMLALYLAEQGQLAQQEQESLLEAAVVVSAPLMLEPCADRMEQGFSRVYQRYLLNQLKLNATRKLLHYPGSLPLDLTQLKGLRRIREFDDVITARIHGFNDALDYYRRCSALPKLSQIKTPLLIIHAKDDPFMTAEVIPNLNELPDNIAYQLTEHGGHVGFVGGSLKHPQMWLEQRIPAWLSPYLEQSS